In Woeseia oceani, one DNA window encodes the following:
- a CDS encoding WD40/YVTN/BNR-like repeat-containing protein: MKLQLPFVLLTTLLLVTEFASAQAFDSFQYRNLGPTRGGRVTAVAGTVAAPGTFYLGGSGAGVWKTDDYGETWKPVSDGYFASPSIGDIAVAQNDANIIYVGTGSDGLRSNVIAGKGMYKSTDGGESWVHIGLDNTAHIGAVEIDPRNHNTVWVAAIGQAFNANEDRGIYKTTDGGKTWNKVLFHSATTGFADIELLPGNPDIVFAAAWKAQRTPWTIISGGPADTGGIWKSVDGGQSWNKITKGLPEGLIGKIDFAISASDSSIVYALVEAPGDEGGLYKSVDQGESFAQVSSESGIRTRPFYYGNLDVDPQDANVLYAMATAYLKSVDGGESWTRLQPPHADNHDMWIDPNNPQLFIQGNDGGANITWNGGKTWSTQFNQPTVEVYQVEVDDQYPYWLYGGQQDNGTTIAVPSQAPGPVQSKLGWLVHTGGCETGPAVPKPGNHNIVYANCKGRFGVYDKRTGQEKGYYVGAANMYGHNPKDLRYRFQRVSPIHVSPHDPDVVYHGSQFVHRTTDDGVTWETISPDLTANEADKQVISGSPITRDITGEEFYSTLYSLRESPLQAGVIWTGANDGPVFVSRDNGENWQNVTPRMPKGGRVDSVEPSPHDATTAYVAVLRYQLGDWQPYIYKTNNFGQRWTLLTDGKNGIPADHPVRVVREDPVRPGLLYAGTEFGMFISLDDGESWQPFQQNLPVTPVTDIKVHRGDLVLSTMGRGFWLLDNVTTLRQADFEMTDDAVVLFQPKDTYRYRHSYSDDSGVPEYPRPAVVIDYYLPAADDDVRLEILDMNGQVVNSYRAADGEEAEEASESRDMASNEIDYVVDETLSTSKGMNRFRWDMTYRGAWHKDVKRRYRNGPMAAPGRYRLRLTVGSATTEHAFELLADPRVLEFGTSLANIREQVALQLQIQALLDDARRLEARLSAESDALTTRRDNDAISEADEARLQRVQMALALLRTEEGIYMQPKLVDQVAYLYGMLDDADQQPGTDARERHSQLLNEMSVVRSALAE; this comes from the coding sequence ATGAAGTTGCAACTGCCATTCGTCCTGTTAACGACGCTATTGCTGGTCACGGAGTTTGCCAGTGCCCAGGCATTCGACAGTTTTCAGTACCGCAATCTCGGACCTACGCGTGGCGGTCGGGTAACGGCGGTAGCCGGTACAGTGGCTGCGCCCGGTACGTTCTATCTTGGTGGTTCCGGTGCCGGTGTCTGGAAGACCGACGACTACGGTGAGACGTGGAAACCGGTCTCGGACGGCTACTTCGCATCGCCGTCGATAGGTGACATCGCGGTGGCTCAGAACGATGCCAATATCATCTACGTCGGCACCGGTTCGGATGGCCTGCGCAGCAACGTGATCGCGGGCAAGGGCATGTACAAGTCGACCGACGGCGGCGAGAGCTGGGTACACATCGGTCTCGACAATACCGCTCACATTGGCGCGGTGGAGATCGACCCGCGCAATCACAATACAGTCTGGGTGGCGGCTATCGGCCAGGCTTTCAATGCCAACGAAGATCGCGGCATTTACAAAACCACGGATGGCGGTAAGACCTGGAACAAAGTGCTCTTTCATTCGGCGACGACCGGTTTCGCTGACATCGAACTGCTGCCGGGCAACCCGGACATCGTCTTTGCCGCGGCGTGGAAAGCGCAACGCACGCCCTGGACCATTATCAGTGGTGGACCCGCTGATACGGGCGGTATCTGGAAGTCCGTCGATGGCGGGCAAAGCTGGAACAAGATCACCAAAGGTCTGCCCGAGGGACTGATCGGCAAAATCGATTTCGCGATCAGTGCCTCGGACTCCAGCATTGTCTACGCACTGGTTGAGGCGCCCGGTGACGAAGGCGGCCTGTACAAGTCCGTGGATCAGGGCGAATCGTTTGCACAGGTCTCGAGCGAGAGCGGCATACGCACGAGACCGTTTTATTACGGCAATCTGGACGTCGATCCGCAGGATGCGAACGTGCTGTACGCGATGGCGACGGCTTACCTGAAGTCCGTTGACGGCGGTGAAAGCTGGACCCGCCTGCAGCCGCCGCACGCTGACAACCACGATATGTGGATCGATCCCAACAATCCGCAGCTGTTCATACAGGGCAATGACGGTGGTGCGAATATCACCTGGAACGGCGGCAAGACCTGGTCCACGCAATTCAATCAGCCGACGGTTGAGGTCTACCAGGTGGAAGTCGACGACCAGTACCCGTACTGGCTGTACGGCGGCCAGCAGGACAATGGCACGACCATCGCCGTACCGAGTCAGGCGCCGGGGCCGGTGCAGAGCAAGCTGGGCTGGCTGGTGCACACCGGGGGCTGCGAAACGGGTCCTGCGGTGCCGAAGCCGGGCAACCACAACATCGTGTATGCGAATTGCAAAGGCCGTTTCGGTGTCTACGACAAGCGAACCGGTCAGGAGAAGGGCTACTACGTTGGTGCCGCCAATATGTACGGCCACAATCCGAAGGACCTGCGCTACCGCTTTCAACGCGTATCTCCCATTCATGTATCGCCGCACGATCCGGACGTGGTGTATCACGGCTCGCAATTCGTGCATCGCACGACGGACGATGGCGTTACCTGGGAGACGATCTCCCCGGACCTGACCGCCAACGAAGCGGACAAGCAGGTCATTTCCGGCAGTCCGATTACGCGTGACATTACCGGCGAAGAGTTCTACAGCACGCTGTATTCGCTGCGCGAGTCACCGTTGCAGGCGGGTGTGATCTGGACCGGCGCCAATGACGGACCGGTCTTTGTGAGCCGCGATAACGGCGAGAACTGGCAGAACGTTACGCCGCGCATGCCAAAAGGAGGGCGGGTCGATTCTGTCGAACCTTCGCCGCACGATGCCACGACGGCGTACGTTGCGGTGCTGCGTTATCAGTTGGGCGACTGGCAACCTTATATCTACAAGACCAATAATTTCGGGCAGCGCTGGACGTTGTTGACCGACGGCAAGAACGGTATTCCCGCGGATCATCCGGTCCGCGTGGTCCGCGAAGACCCGGTGCGCCCCGGTCTGTTGTATGCGGGCACTGAGTTCGGCATGTTCATTTCTCTGGACGACGGCGAAAGCTGGCAGCCATTCCAGCAGAACCTGCCGGTAACGCCGGTGACGGACATCAAGGTGCATCGCGGCGACCTGGTGCTGTCCACCATGGGCCGCGGTTTCTGGTTACTCGACAACGTAACGACCTTGCGGCAGGCAGACTTCGAGATGACTGACGATGCAGTCGTCCTGTTTCAGCCGAAAGACACTTACCGATACCGGCATTCCTACAGTGACGACTCCGGCGTTCCCGAGTACCCACGACCGGCAGTAGTGATCGACTATTACCTGCCAGCGGCGGACGATGATGTGCGCCTTGAAATTCTCGACATGAATGGTCAGGTCGTGAACTCGTATCGTGCTGCGGACGGAGAGGAAGCTGAGGAGGCCAGCGAGTCGCGTGACATGGCCAGTAATGAAATTGACTACGTGGTGGACGAGACCTTGTCGACGAGCAAGGGAATGAACCGCTTTCGCTGGGACATGACGTACCGTGGTGCCTGGCACAAAGACGTGAAACGCCGCTACCGCAACGGACCGATGGCAGCGCCGGGCCGTTACCGGTTGCGGCTCACCGTTGGTTCGGCAACTACCGAACACGCGTTTGAACTGCTGGCTGATCCGCGCGTGCTCGAGTTCGGTACAAGCCTGGCCAATATCCGTGAACAGGTCGCGCTGCAGCTGCAGATTCAGGCGCTGCTGGATGACGCGCGTCGCCTGGAAGCACGGCTCAGTGCAGAGTCAGACGCGCTGACGACCCGACGCGACAATGACGCGATCAGCGAAGCGGATGAGGCTCGCTTGCAGCGCGTGCAGATGGCACTTGCCTTGCTCAGGACCGAAGAGGGTATCTACATGCAGCCAAAGCTGGTTGATCAGGTTGCGTATTTGTACGGCATGCTGGATGACGCGGATCAGCAGCCAGGCACTGACGCCAGGGAACGTCACAGTCAGCTACTGAATGAGATGAGCGTCGTACGTTCGGCGCTTGCGGAATGA
- a CDS encoding GNAT family N-acetyltransferase gives MTNKAGKAHLQVRIAETDAEIMACLDCLKYLRPHLEAETFVETVREMEGNGFNLAYIEENRKVVAVAGYRFMHTLFAGDTIYVDDLVTDPSLRSRGYGQALVAWLREFAIDEGCQMLHLDSGVQRDRAHQFYFASGFHINCFHFAMEFDD, from the coding sequence ATGACCAACAAAGCCGGAAAGGCACACTTGCAGGTGCGAATAGCAGAGACTGATGCCGAAATCATGGCGTGTCTGGATTGCTTGAAATACCTGCGTCCGCACCTTGAGGCAGAAACGTTCGTCGAGACCGTTCGCGAGATGGAAGGGAATGGCTTCAACCTCGCCTATATCGAAGAGAACCGGAAAGTGGTTGCTGTCGCGGGCTACCGTTTCATGCATACCTTGTTCGCTGGCGATACGATCTACGTCGATGATCTGGTCACTGATCCGTCGCTGCGCTCACGCGGGTACGGGCAGGCACTGGTTGCGTGGTTAAGAGAGTTCGCCATCGACGAGGGTTGCCAGATGTTGCACCTGGACTCCGGCGTACAGCGGGATCGCGCGCACCAGTTTTATTTTGCCTCTGGTTTCCACATCAATTGTTTTCATTTTGCGATGGAGTTCGATGACTAG
- a CDS encoding endonuclease/exonuclease/phosphatase family protein, with translation MLFASHRYTVAMRVVVATAAALLALAACASRQDDPAAASQNTAPDRVTTALRIMSFNIELGGDYVSFDSVIRAIDAARPDIVAVQEPYGELKKIAERLGWHYNLRNHIVSRFPLLDPPEADGIYLLVETAPDQVVAVANVHLPSDPYAEDWIRDGRSLADILQLERQVRLPDLERYLVVLPALLRERIPVFVAGDFNSPSAADWSPAAITTYPFRRYPVNWPVAAAMAAAGFRDSYREAYPDPLLHPGFTWWAARPPLSGYDPEAEGAWQSRIDFIWHAGPAELQSVRLAGEPDAQDVAIPIAPWPSDHRAVIADYQVVAATAPAIVTTAQRVYRRDQPVVVHLSGLAASAYLTVRRRGSAATQHYAIRPESRELSLPPLETDGVYDIVCLDEAGKRLGGSSLWVVNNPPTVIMSQDRYTSGEPLTVSWHNAPGHRYDWLGVYAVEGDRQTLAWQHTRAGISGTAELVGSSPDSVWPLPPGRYTVRLLLDDSDVVLAETPPFSIVAR, from the coding sequence ATGCTCTTTGCCAGTCATCGTTACACTGTCGCTATGCGGGTCGTTGTCGCAACGGCAGCAGCACTGTTGGCACTGGCAGCGTGCGCAAGCAGGCAGGATGACCCTGCCGCGGCGTCACAGAATACTGCGCCTGATCGCGTCACCACGGCGCTGCGGATCATGTCTTTCAATATTGAACTTGGCGGCGACTACGTTAGTTTCGACAGCGTCATCCGGGCGATCGACGCTGCCCGCCCGGATATCGTTGCCGTCCAGGAACCGTACGGTGAGCTGAAAAAAATAGCCGAGCGACTCGGCTGGCACTACAACCTGCGCAACCACATCGTGTCCAGGTTTCCATTGCTGGACCCGCCCGAGGCTGACGGCATTTACCTGCTGGTGGAAACAGCCCCCGATCAGGTGGTGGCTGTTGCAAACGTGCACTTGCCATCGGACCCGTACGCTGAAGACTGGATACGGGACGGCCGATCGTTGGCCGACATACTGCAGCTGGAACGGCAGGTTCGCTTGCCGGACCTCGAGCGATACCTTGTTGTACTGCCGGCCCTGTTACGCGAGCGGATCCCCGTGTTCGTCGCCGGCGATTTCAACTCGCCGTCTGCGGCCGACTGGTCGCCTGCCGCGATCACGACATACCCGTTTCGTCGCTACCCGGTCAATTGGCCGGTAGCTGCAGCCATGGCAGCGGCGGGGTTTCGCGACAGCTACCGCGAAGCGTATCCCGATCCATTGCTGCACCCGGGCTTTACCTGGTGGGCAGCGCGACCGCCATTGTCCGGCTACGACCCGGAGGCAGAAGGCGCCTGGCAAAGTCGCATCGATTTCATCTGGCATGCCGGTCCGGCTGAACTGCAGAGCGTTCGTCTGGCTGGCGAGCCTGATGCTCAGGATGTCGCCATACCCATCGCTCCGTGGCCCAGTGATCACCGCGCGGTCATCGCGGATTATCAGGTTGTCGCGGCAACAGCGCCTGCCATAGTGACGACCGCGCAGCGAGTTTACCGCCGCGACCAACCGGTCGTCGTGCACCTGAGCGGTTTAGCCGCGAGCGCTTACCTGACCGTCCGTCGGCGCGGCAGTGCGGCAACGCAGCACTATGCCATCCGCCCTGAAAGCCGCGAGTTGTCTTTGCCGCCATTGGAGACTGATGGTGTCTACGACATTGTCTGCCTTGACGAGGCGGGCAAGCGGCTTGGCGGTTCGTCGCTGTGGGTCGTTAACAACCCACCGACGGTGATCATGAGCCAGGACCGCTACACGAGCGGCGAGCCGCTGACTGTCAGCTGGCACAATGCGCCGGGGCATCGCTATGACTGGCTGGGCGTGTACGCAGTCGAAGGTGATCGGCAAACGCTGGCCTGGCAGCATACCCGCGCCGGGATCAGCGGCACGGCGGAGCTGGTGGGTTCGTCACCCGACAGTGTGTGGCCGTTGCCACCTGGGCGCTACACAGTCCGGTTGTTGCTGGATGACAGCGATGTCGTGCTGGCAGAGACGCCGCCGTTCAGTATTGTCGCCCGCTGA
- a CDS encoding polysaccharide deacetylase family protein, whose protein sequence is MIWNPSNLIRRPTVDGCVVVNTERIVSPLNMAACLFLSLVLCTGIALPQSEDQGLVDDHVVILLYHHVATATPASTSVTPELFAAHLRFLRDEGYTVLPLDDVLWRLTKGKPFPNNSVAITFDDAYVSVFEEAWPMLRKYDYPFTVFVSTDYIDRDYSAYMDWTQLRTLADSGAQIANHGVVHRSALALPRGGSADDRREYFLLDAKRAEERIRAEVGVAPRVYAWPYGEFNDELEQGLADLGWYGLGQQSGAAGQLSSLTAVPRFPMSMAHAGMAAFAERINSEPLPVKVRNPPPRLRESSAPPSLQLFLDDPRFSIEQLSCFNNSGERLSMQRLGQHSVEVRAAAPLPPGRSKYTCTAPHVSKKGVYGWYSHLWIRGAEGSD, encoded by the coding sequence ATGATCTGGAACCCGAGCAACCTGATACGACGACCGACCGTTGACGGTTGCGTCGTTGTGAATACGGAGCGCATCGTGTCCCCACTGAACATGGCCGCCTGCCTGTTCTTAAGCCTGGTGCTTTGCACAGGCATTGCATTGCCGCAAAGCGAGGACCAAGGTCTGGTCGATGATCACGTGGTCATTCTCCTGTACCACCACGTCGCGACCGCTACGCCCGCGAGTACCAGCGTTACTCCGGAATTGTTTGCCGCTCATCTGCGCTTTCTCCGCGACGAAGGCTACACTGTGTTGCCATTGGACGATGTGCTCTGGCGTTTGACCAAAGGCAAACCGTTCCCGAACAACAGTGTGGCGATAACCTTCGATGATGCTTACGTGTCGGTCTTCGAGGAAGCGTGGCCAATGCTGCGCAAGTACGATTATCCGTTCACGGTGTTTGTTAGTACCGACTACATTGATCGCGACTATTCCGCGTACATGGACTGGACACAGTTGCGGACCCTGGCGGACAGTGGCGCGCAGATTGCGAACCACGGTGTCGTCCATCGGTCGGCGCTCGCGTTACCGCGCGGCGGCTCCGCGGACGACAGGCGGGAGTACTTTTTGCTGGATGCCAAGCGGGCGGAAGAACGCATACGCGCCGAGGTAGGCGTTGCACCGCGCGTCTATGCCTGGCCTTACGGCGAATTCAATGACGAGCTCGAGCAGGGTCTCGCCGATCTGGGTTGGTACGGACTTGGGCAGCAATCGGGGGCGGCGGGGCAGCTCTCATCGCTGACGGCCGTACCGCGTTTTCCGATGTCGATGGCGCACGCGGGTATGGCGGCATTCGCGGAACGGATCAACTCGGAACCGCTGCCGGTCAAGGTGCGAAATCCGCCGCCGCGACTGAGAGAGAGTAGCGCGCCGCCGTCGCTGCAGTTGTTCCTGGACGATCCCCGTTTCAGTATCGAGCAACTGAGTTGTTTCAATAACAGCGGCGAGCGATTGTCCATGCAACGCCTCGGTCAGCACAGCGTGGAGGTGCGAGCCGCTGCGCCGTTGCCGCCGGGGCGCAGCAAGTACACCTGTACGGCGCCACACGTGTCGAAAAAAGGCGTGTACGGCTGGTACAGCCATTTGTGGATTCGGGGTGCTGAAGGTAGCGACTGA
- a CDS encoding glucosaminidase domain-containing protein: MNTEQIQIRPRYAFISALAVFIAGGLLLLRVEVPHVGEQSLPALPVDDIAARKAAFFGFLKPIVRHHNSRIRNDRAWLVALGDTSSLSFFERRRYAALAERHGVDLQELPADEARQLLLRRVDVIPEALVLVQAAKESGWGRSRFARNGNALFGEWCFSRGCGMVPSNRASGRNHEVRRFESVHDAVASYMDNLNSHRSYLELRVAREAMRRNGEKLSALRLAEHLTEYSERREEYVREVKAMIRQNDLEPEQPDTTTDR, from the coding sequence ATGAACACCGAACAAATTCAGATACGGCCACGCTACGCGTTCATATCGGCGCTCGCCGTTTTTATCGCCGGCGGTTTACTGTTGCTCCGCGTGGAGGTTCCGCACGTTGGTGAACAGTCATTGCCCGCGCTGCCGGTGGATGACATCGCTGCGCGCAAAGCGGCTTTTTTCGGGTTCTTGAAACCCATCGTTCGCCACCACAACAGTCGCATTCGCAATGATCGCGCTTGGCTGGTCGCGCTTGGTGACACAAGCTCATTGAGTTTTTTCGAGCGCCGCCGTTACGCCGCGCTGGCCGAGCGCCACGGCGTTGACCTGCAAGAATTGCCGGCGGACGAGGCCCGGCAACTGCTGCTACGCCGCGTTGATGTCATCCCGGAAGCACTGGTGCTGGTACAGGCGGCAAAGGAGTCCGGCTGGGGTCGTTCGCGCTTTGCTCGCAACGGCAATGCATTGTTCGGCGAATGGTGTTTCTCGCGCGGTTGCGGAATGGTGCCCTCCAACCGTGCGAGCGGTCGCAATCACGAGGTCCGGCGCTTCGAGAGTGTCCACGACGCGGTGGCGAGCTACATGGATAATCTGAACAGCCATCGCAGTTACCTGGAGTTGCGGGTAGCGCGCGAGGCTATGCGCAGAAACGGCGAAAAACTGTCAGCGCTACGCCTTGCCGAGCATTTGACCGAATATTCAGAGCGTCGCGAAGAATACGTGCGTGAAGTGAAGGCCATGATTCGGCAGAATGATCTGGAACCCGAGCAACCTGATACGACGACCGACCGTTGA
- a CDS encoding uracil-DNA glycosylase family protein translates to MPGIGTLLKEVRACTICQAHLPHGPRPVLQAGKAARILIAGQAPGKRVHESGVPFDDASGDRLREWMGIDRDTFYDERKIAILPMGFCFPGTGKSGDLPPRPECAPAWRKPLLQALSHIRLTLVIGQYAQAWHLDKTQKNLTETVRHWRDYAPAVIPLPHPSPRNNIWLKKNPWFLSELQPRLAREVVKALRR, encoded by the coding sequence ATGCCGGGTATCGGGACATTATTGAAAGAAGTCCGCGCGTGCACAATCTGCCAAGCGCATCTGCCGCACGGACCGCGTCCGGTGCTGCAGGCCGGCAAAGCGGCGCGCATACTGATCGCGGGGCAGGCACCGGGCAAGCGCGTGCACGAATCAGGGGTACCTTTCGACGATGCCAGCGGCGATCGCTTGCGCGAGTGGATGGGTATCGACCGCGATACGTTTTATGACGAGCGCAAGATTGCCATTTTGCCGATGGGCTTTTGCTTTCCCGGTACTGGCAAGTCCGGTGATTTGCCGCCGCGGCCCGAGTGCGCGCCAGCCTGGCGCAAGCCGTTGCTGCAGGCACTGAGTCATATTCGCCTGACGCTGGTTATTGGCCAGTACGCGCAGGCCTGGCATCTCGATAAAACGCAGAAGAACCTGACAGAAACAGTCAGGCACTGGCGCGACTATGCACCTGCTGTCATTCCGCTGCCGCACCCCAGTCCGCGCAACAACATCTGGCTCAAGAAAAACCCGTGGTTCCTGTCTGAGCTGCAGCCGCGACTGGCGCGTGAGGTGGTCAAAGCACTGCGACGCTAA
- a CDS encoding ThiF family adenylyltransferase: MTEELARYHRQMLLPGIGDSGQRRLSGSTALILGCGALGTVSADMLARAGVGHLVIVDRDFIELTNLQRQVLFDEQDVADALPKAAAARRKLAKINSQVKVTAIVDDINHTNIERFATGADIIVDGLDNFETRYLANDCAVKHGIPYMYGGAVGTTGMSLAVLPHTANGNSAWEQATAGNLASPCFRCLFEEAPAPGTSPTCDTIGVLGPIVSVIANFQSAEAIKVLTGNFAAVSRTMLNIDIWSNTITQLKVDKARDNGNCPACRQRSFEFLAGKAGSRSTSLCGRNAVQLTHRQNEGRVNLEEMARRLAAHGTVTVNEFMLRVAVNDNAYELTVFADGRAIVKGTDDASMARSVYAKFVGN, translated from the coding sequence ATGACAGAAGAACTCGCCCGCTATCACCGGCAAATGCTGTTACCCGGCATCGGCGACAGCGGTCAGCGCCGCCTGTCAGGTTCGACCGCCCTGATTCTGGGTTGCGGCGCACTAGGCACCGTGTCCGCAGACATGCTGGCACGCGCCGGCGTCGGTCACCTGGTCATCGTGGACCGGGATTTCATCGAACTCACCAACCTGCAACGCCAGGTGTTGTTCGACGAGCAGGATGTAGCCGACGCACTGCCAAAAGCCGCAGCCGCACGGCGCAAGCTCGCGAAGATAAATTCGCAGGTCAAAGTCACGGCCATCGTTGACGACATCAATCACACGAACATCGAGCGTTTTGCCACCGGCGCCGACATCATTGTCGATGGTCTCGATAACTTTGAAACCCGTTACCTCGCCAACGACTGCGCGGTCAAACACGGCATACCCTATATGTACGGCGGTGCCGTTGGCACCACGGGCATGAGCCTGGCCGTGCTGCCGCACACGGCGAACGGCAACAGCGCCTGGGAGCAGGCAACGGCGGGTAACCTCGCGAGCCCCTGTTTTCGCTGCCTGTTTGAAGAAGCGCCGGCACCCGGCACGAGCCCTACCTGCGACACGATCGGCGTGCTCGGGCCCATCGTCTCGGTGATCGCCAATTTCCAGAGCGCCGAAGCCATCAAAGTCCTGACCGGCAACTTTGCTGCCGTCTCGCGGACCATGTTGAACATCGACATCTGGAGCAACACGATCACCCAGCTGAAGGTCGACAAAGCGCGCGACAACGGCAACTGTCCCGCCTGCCGGCAACGGTCGTTTGAGTTTCTTGCGGGCAAGGCCGGCTCGCGCAGTACGTCCTTGTGCGGTCGCAATGCCGTACAGCTTACCCACCGGCAGAACGAAGGTCGGGTGAATCTTGAGGAAATGGCCCGCCGTCTGGCAGCGCACGGCACCGTGACGGTCAATGAATTCATGCTACGGGTCGCGGTTAATGACAATGCGTACGAGCTGACGGTATTTGCCGATGGCCGCGCTATAGTTAAAGGCACTGACGACGCCAGCATGGCGCGCAGTGTGTACGCGAAATTCGTGGGCAATTAG
- a CDS encoding WD40/YVTN/BNR-like repeat-containing protein, translated as MTAIRVLVGTRKGAFILTSDAARKKWSVDGPHFAGWEIYHMKGSPLDPNRLFASQSSSWFGQIIQRSDDGGKTWVQPGSESGDAKTDDNGMPKGESNKFVYDTSKETGKPLTTHQWYDGTQHPWEFARVWHLEPALDDVDTCYAGVEDAALFKTTNAGKTWHELAGLRGHDTGAGWSPGAGGMCLHTIVLDPANKQRIFCAISAAGAFRSDDGGKTWKAINQGLHSEYIPDPTAEVGHCVHRVAINPNNPNVLFMQKHWDVMRSDDAGDTWREVSGNLPSDFGFPIVVHSHEPETIYVVPIESDSLHYPPEGKLRVYRSRSGGENWEALTKGLPQEHCYVNVLRDAMAVDTATPCGVYFGTTGGQVYASADDGDSWAPIVRDLPAVLSVEVQTIP; from the coding sequence GTGACTGCAATCCGGGTTTTAGTAGGTACGAGAAAAGGCGCTTTTATCCTCACCTCCGATGCCGCACGCAAAAAATGGTCCGTCGATGGTCCTCATTTTGCCGGCTGGGAGATCTATCACATGAAGGGGTCACCGCTTGATCCCAATCGACTGTTCGCCTCGCAATCGTCGAGCTGGTTCGGTCAGATCATTCAGCGCTCGGACGATGGCGGCAAGACCTGGGTCCAACCCGGCAGCGAAAGCGGCGATGCAAAAACCGACGACAACGGTATGCCAAAAGGCGAGAGCAACAAATTTGTTTATGACACGTCCAAAGAAACCGGCAAGCCGTTGACGACCCACCAATGGTACGACGGCACTCAGCACCCATGGGAGTTTGCCCGTGTCTGGCACCTCGAACCGGCGCTCGACGATGTTGATACCTGCTATGCCGGCGTTGAAGATGCCGCCTTGTTTAAGACAACCAACGCCGGCAAAACCTGGCATGAACTCGCCGGACTGCGTGGTCACGACACCGGTGCCGGCTGGAGCCCCGGTGCGGGCGGCATGTGCCTGCACACGATCGTGCTTGATCCGGCCAACAAACAACGCATTTTCTGCGCGATCTCTGCCGCCGGCGCTTTCCGTTCCGACGACGGCGGCAAGACCTGGAAAGCGATCAATCAGGGCCTGCATTCCGAATACATTCCGGATCCGACGGCGGAAGTCGGGCATTGCGTGCACCGTGTTGCGATAAACCCCAACAACCCGAACGTGCTCTTCATGCAAAAGCACTGGGACGTCATGCGCAGTGACGACGCGGGCGATACCTGGCGCGAGGTCAGTGGCAACCTGCCCAGCGACTTCGGCTTTCCCATCGTTGTGCATTCGCACGAACCGGAAACGATTTACGTCGTGCCCATCGAGAGTGACTCGTTGCATTATCCGCCCGAGGGCAAACTGCGCGTGTACCGCAGCCGTTCCGGCGGCGAGAACTGGGAGGCACTGACAAAGGGCCTGCCGCAAGAGCATTGCTACGTGAACGTCCTGCGCGATGCGATGGCGGTGGACACTGCCACGCCGTGCGGCGTTTATTTCGGCACCACCGGCGGTCAGGTGTATGCCTCTGCCGATGACGGAGACAGCTGGGCACCGATCGTACGCGACCTGCCAGCCGTACTGTCTGTCGAAGTGCAAACCATTCCATGA
- a CDS encoding MoaD/ThiS family protein → MIRVSMPLHLRTLANVDGEVLLEVAVPVTTNSILDALEAKFPMLCGTVRDHVTRERRPRVRFFAVQEDITHDSPDAPLPAAIANGDTPFMIVGAISGG, encoded by the coding sequence ATGATTCGTGTGAGCATGCCGCTGCACCTGCGGACCCTGGCCAACGTGGACGGCGAGGTGCTACTGGAGGTCGCCGTCCCCGTTACCACCAACAGCATTCTGGACGCGCTGGAAGCGAAGTTTCCAATGCTGTGCGGCACCGTTCGCGATCACGTCACTCGTGAGCGGCGCCCGCGCGTGCGGTTCTTTGCGGTTCAGGAAGACATCACGCACGACTCACCGGATGCACCGTTGCCAGCGGCGATTGCCAATGGCGACACGCCGTTCATGATTGTTGGCGCGATCTCCGGAGGCTAG